In one window of Lewinella sp. 4G2 DNA:
- the acs gene encoding acetate--CoA ligase, producing the protein MSNYHIKHLEEYWQVYRKSVRNPESFWEEIAEEHFLWRKRWDKVLSWDFSKPEIKWFEGARLNITENCIDRHVATRGDKTAILFEPNDPTEAAEHITYRDLYERVCRFANVLSDQGVGKGDRVCIYLPMIPELAVSVLACARLGAVHSVVFAGFSATALATRINDCDCKLVICSDGSYRGKKTIDLKKIVDEALEECPGVETSLVVKRTGGQVTMKEGRDKWVAPLLEAADSRRDATIVDAEDPLFILYTSGSTGKPKGMVHTTGGYMVYSAYTFKNVFQYREDDVYWCTADIGWITGHSYIVYGPLANGATTVMFEGVPSYPDYGRFWEIVEKHKVNQFYTAPTAIRALAKENLEYVNGHDLSSLKVLGTVGEPINEEAWHWYNDNVGKKKSPIVDTWWQTETGGIMISPIPYSTPTIPTFATLPLPGIQPVLMDEQGKEIQGNSVEGRLAIKFPWPSIARTIYGNHDRYRDTYFSAYPGTYFTGDGALRDAVGYYRITGRVDDVIIVSGHNLGTAPIEDAINEHPAVAESAIVGYPHDIKGNALYGYITLKETGEGRDHGNLRNEINQLITDRIGPIAKLQKIQFTPGLPKTRSGKIMRRILRKIAGKDTSNLGDISTLLNPEVVQQIMDEALTD; encoded by the coding sequence ATGAGTAACTACCACATCAAGCACCTCGAAGAATACTGGCAAGTTTACCGCAAGTCCGTTCGGAATCCGGAAAGCTTTTGGGAAGAGATTGCCGAAGAGCATTTCCTGTGGCGGAAGCGGTGGGACAAAGTGTTGTCGTGGGATTTCAGCAAGCCGGAGATCAAGTGGTTTGAAGGGGCGCGACTGAACATCACGGAGAATTGCATCGACCGCCACGTAGCCACCCGGGGAGACAAGACCGCCATTCTGTTCGAACCCAACGATCCAACTGAGGCGGCGGAACACATCACTTACCGCGATCTCTACGAGCGGGTATGCCGTTTTGCCAACGTCCTGTCCGATCAGGGAGTTGGAAAGGGCGATCGGGTATGTATTTACCTTCCCATGATTCCGGAGCTCGCCGTATCCGTACTTGCCTGTGCAAGACTGGGAGCGGTGCATTCCGTTGTCTTCGCCGGCTTCAGTGCCACGGCATTGGCAACCCGCATCAACGATTGCGACTGTAAACTCGTCATTTGCTCCGATGGGTCTTACCGGGGGAAGAAGACCATTGACCTGAAGAAGATCGTCGACGAGGCGCTAGAAGAATGCCCCGGTGTCGAGACATCGCTGGTAGTCAAACGAACTGGTGGCCAGGTCACGATGAAGGAAGGTCGCGATAAGTGGGTTGCCCCATTGCTTGAAGCCGCTGACTCTCGTCGCGATGCAACCATTGTTGACGCCGAAGACCCGCTGTTCATCCTCTACACCTCCGGATCTACGGGTAAGCCGAAGGGGATGGTCCACACCACCGGTGGTTATATGGTCTATTCGGCCTATACCTTTAAAAATGTCTTCCAGTACCGCGAGGACGATGTGTACTGGTGTACCGCTGATATTGGCTGGATCACCGGGCACAGTTACATCGTCTACGGTCCCCTGGCCAACGGGGCGACGACGGTCATGTTTGAGGGAGTACCTTCCTACCCGGACTATGGCCGGTTTTGGGAGATCGTCGAAAAACATAAGGTTAATCAGTTTTACACGGCGCCTACCGCCATTCGTGCTTTAGCGAAAGAGAATCTCGAGTACGTTAACGGCCACGACCTCAGTAGTTTGAAGGTCCTGGGTACTGTCGGGGAACCCATCAACGAGGAAGCTTGGCACTGGTACAACGATAACGTCGGCAAAAAGAAAAGCCCCATCGTCGATACCTGGTGGCAAACCGAAACGGGGGGCATTATGATCAGTCCAATCCCTTACTCTACGCCTACGATCCCCACTTTTGCAACCCTGCCTTTACCTGGCATCCAACCGGTACTGATGGATGAGCAGGGGAAGGAGATCCAAGGCAATAGCGTGGAGGGACGTTTGGCCATCAAGTTTCCGTGGCCGTCCATCGCGCGGACGATCTACGGTAACCACGATCGCTACCGCGACACCTACTTCTCCGCGTACCCGGGAACCTACTTTACCGGTGACGGAGCACTCCGCGATGCCGTCGGCTACTACCGCATCACGGGCCGGGTGGATGACGTTATTATCGTTAGCGGCCACAACCTCGGTACGGCACCCATTGAAGACGCCATCAACGAGCACCCGGCGGTTGCGGAAAGCGCCATCGTCGGGTATCCGCACGACATCAAGGGCAACGCGCTTTACGGTTACATCACGCTGAAGGAAACCGGGGAAGGCCGTGACCACGGTAATCTTCGCAACGAGATCAATCAGCTCATCACCGACCGTATCGGCCCCATCGCTAAACTGCAAAAGATCCAGTTCACGCCCGGCCTTCCGAAGACACGGAGTGGGAAGATCATGCGGCGCATCCTCCGGAAGATCGCGGGGAAGGACACCTCAAATCTCGGCGACATCAGTACGCTGCTCAATCCCGAAGTCGTCCAACAGATCATGGATGAGGCGCTTACCGATTGA
- a CDS encoding four helix bundle protein yields the protein MAIRGFTKLLAYSKGEDLAVMIQDLSQAFPKEEQYSLTDQVRRSSRSVCANLAEAYGKRRYPKHFISKVTDSLGEANETVTWLRFARRFNYIDNQQYLAAEVLIEEILRLLQAMIKAPEKFCKYRE from the coding sequence ATGGCAATTAGAGGATTTACCAAGCTACTCGCTTACAGTAAAGGGGAGGATTTGGCAGTGATGATTCAAGACCTATCACAAGCATTTCCAAAAGAGGAACAGTATAGTCTGACTGATCAAGTTCGGCGATCCTCCCGGTCAGTCTGCGCTAATTTGGCGGAGGCTTACGGAAAGCGACGCTACCCAAAGCACTTCATTTCCAAGGTCACGGATTCGCTCGGAGAAGCAAACGAAACCGTAACCTGGCTGCGTTTCGCCCGACGGTTTAACTACATTGACAATCAACAGTACCTTGCTGCAGAAGTACTGATTGAAGAAATTCTTCGCCTTTTGCAAGCAATGATCAAAGCGCCTGAAAAATTCTGTAAGTACAGAGAATAG
- a CDS encoding sodium:solute symporter family protein: MNVQTWTYLLVGLTFTLYIGIAIWSRAGSTKEFYVAGGGVSPLANGMATAADWMSAASFLSMAGIIAFSGYDGSVYLMGWTGGYVLLALLLAPYLRKFGKFTVPDFIGDRYYSNTARLVAVFCALLVSFTYVAGQMRGVGLVFSRFLEVDINTGVIIGMIIVLFYAVLGGMKGITYTQVAQYCVLIFAFMVPAIFISLQMTGNPIPQLGMGSTLADGSGTFLLDKLDGLSTQLGFSAYTDGSKSTMDVFAITLALMVGTAGLPHVIVRFFTVKRVKDARKSAGYALLLIAILYTAAPAIAVFAKTNMIDSVAGKAYTEQPAWLKNYEGIGLIAWTDKNNDGIVQYGPGSAFVGKPAYDGEVRAANGARVTTNANPATANELYVDRDIMVLANPEIANLPDWVIALVAAGALAAALSTAAGLLLVISASVSHDLIKKVVNPNITERGELIAARLSAVAAVCVAGYFGINPPGFVAAVVALAFGLAAASFFPAIILGIFYKRMNKEGAISGMVVGIIAMLLYMIKYKLGWFDEVLPPSSEWWFGISPEGFGTIAMLINFVVSLMVCYFTAPPPLEVQEIVENIRIPSGAGEATH; the protein is encoded by the coding sequence ATGAACGTTCAAACCTGGACCTACCTACTGGTCGGGCTCACCTTCACCCTGTACATCGGGATTGCTATCTGGTCAAGGGCCGGTTCCACCAAGGAGTTCTACGTAGCTGGCGGTGGCGTATCTCCCCTGGCCAACGGAATGGCAACCGCCGCGGACTGGATGAGCGCCGCCTCCTTCCTCTCCATGGCGGGCATCATCGCTTTCTCCGGCTACGATGGTTCCGTCTACCTGATGGGTTGGACGGGGGGCTACGTTCTGCTGGCTCTCCTACTCGCCCCATACCTGAGGAAGTTCGGCAAATTCACCGTACCCGATTTCATTGGGGACAGGTACTACTCGAATACCGCCCGACTGGTCGCCGTCTTTTGTGCCCTGCTGGTTTCCTTCACCTACGTAGCCGGGCAGATGCGGGGGGTAGGCCTGGTGTTTTCCCGCTTCCTGGAGGTCGACATCAATACCGGAGTCATCATCGGCATGATCATCGTACTTTTTTACGCTGTCCTTGGGGGCATGAAGGGAATCACCTACACGCAGGTAGCTCAGTACTGCGTCCTCATTTTTGCCTTCATGGTGCCGGCCATCTTTATCTCCTTACAGATGACGGGCAACCCAATTCCACAGTTGGGGATGGGTAGTACCCTCGCGGATGGCTCCGGCACTTTCCTGCTGGATAAACTGGACGGCCTGAGTACTCAACTTGGTTTCAGTGCCTACACCGATGGATCTAAATCAACGATGGATGTTTTCGCCATCACCTTGGCCCTTATGGTTGGTACGGCGGGTTTGCCGCACGTGATCGTCCGCTTCTTTACGGTTAAAAGGGTGAAGGATGCCCGTAAGAGTGCCGGATACGCACTGCTGCTGATCGCCATCCTCTACACGGCAGCGCCGGCCATCGCCGTATTCGCCAAAACGAATATGATCGACAGCGTGGCGGGCAAGGCCTACACGGAGCAACCCGCCTGGCTGAAGAATTACGAAGGCATCGGCCTCATCGCCTGGACGGATAAAAATAACGACGGAATCGTCCAGTATGGCCCCGGTTCCGCTTTCGTTGGGAAGCCGGCCTATGACGGAGAAGTCCGGGCTGCCAACGGGGCACGAGTCACCACGAACGCTAATCCGGCTACCGCTAACGAACTGTACGTCGACCGCGACATCATGGTCCTGGCCAACCCCGAGATCGCCAACTTGCCGGATTGGGTTATTGCCCTTGTTGCCGCGGGAGCTCTTGCCGCTGCGCTCTCAACGGCCGCCGGTTTGCTCCTGGTGATTTCCGCCTCCGTATCTCACGATCTCATCAAAAAGGTCGTCAACCCAAACATCACTGAGCGGGGGGAATTGATTGCCGCTCGCCTGAGCGCCGTCGCTGCCGTTTGCGTGGCGGGCTACTTCGGCATCAATCCGCCCGGCTTCGTTGCCGCCGTAGTCGCTTTGGCTTTCGGACTAGCCGCAGCTTCCTTCTTCCCGGCTATCATCCTGGGCATCTTCTATAAGCGGATGAATAAAGAGGGTGCCATTAGTGGAATGGTCGTAGGCATCATCGCTATGCTTCTGTACATGATCAAGTACAAACTGGGTTGGTTCGACGAGGTGCTGCCTCCAAGCAGTGAATGGTGGTTCGGTATCAGCCCGGAGGGTTTCGGCACCATTGCCATGCTGATCAACTTCGTCGTTAGTTTGATGGTCTGTTACTTCACGGCTCCGCCGCCATTGGAGGTACAGGAGATTGTGGAGAATATTCGTATTCCTAGTGGGGCGGGGGAGGCGACGCATTAG
- a CDS encoding DUF4212 domain-containing protein, with translation MPTPKDQNATAYWKENLRYLTILLVIWFLVSYGAGILFKEQLDGFRLGGFKLGFWFAQQGSIYVFVVLIFVYVRLMNKLDKKYGYDEG, from the coding sequence ATGCCTACCCCCAAAGACCAAAACGCTACGGCGTACTGGAAGGAAAACCTCCGCTACCTGACAATCCTGCTGGTGATCTGGTTCCTCGTCTCCTACGGTGCGGGAATACTCTTTAAAGAACAGCTGGACGGCTTCAGACTCGGAGGCTTTAAACTTGGATTTTGGTTCGCGCAGCAGGGATCGATCTACGTATTCGTAGTACTCATTTTCGTGTACGTCCGGCTCATGAATAAGTTGGATAAGAAGTACGGCTACGACGAAGGGTGA
- a CDS encoding SDR family NAD(P)-dependent oxidoreductase: MITLSHAGKKVLVTGSSKGVGAATARLFAEAGAQVAIHYYRDEEGAREVMSSLPGEGHVFLQADVSKPESAHQLVERAHEQLGGLDILVNNAGIFLKHSVDGGLSFDEWFKIFKLTMNTNLMGPAAASFAAIQLMRKQGGGKIINVGSRGAYRGEAGQVGYGAAKAGLHALSQSLAQEVGKDNITVHAIAPGFIETAMARPHLQGAAGAAVKAQSPLNRVATVDEVATAILFLASPQAQFTTGSVMDLNGASYLH; this comes from the coding sequence ATGATCACCCTTAGTCATGCAGGAAAGAAAGTCCTCGTCACCGGTTCCAGTAAGGGTGTCGGTGCCGCAACGGCCCGTCTATTCGCGGAGGCAGGTGCACAGGTTGCTATCCATTACTACCGGGATGAAGAAGGAGCGCGTGAGGTAATGTCCAGTCTACCCGGCGAAGGTCACGTATTCTTGCAAGCTGACGTCAGCAAGCCCGAATCCGCCCATCAACTCGTTGAACGGGCCCACGAACAACTCGGAGGATTGGATATTCTCGTCAATAATGCTGGCATTTTTCTCAAGCATTCAGTTGATGGAGGTTTGAGCTTTGATGAGTGGTTCAAGATATTCAAGCTGACCATGAATACAAATCTGATGGGCCCAGCGGCGGCCTCTTTCGCCGCCATCCAACTGATGCGGAAGCAGGGTGGCGGTAAGATCATCAACGTCGGCAGTCGGGGTGCCTACCGTGGCGAGGCGGGGCAGGTCGGCTACGGAGCGGCAAAAGCTGGTCTTCACGCACTTTCCCAGTCGCTCGCCCAGGAGGTGGGGAAGGATAACATTACCGTTCACGCCATCGCTCCGGGATTTATTGAGACAGCCATGGCCCGCCCTCACCTGCAGGGTGCGGCGGGCGCAGCCGTGAAGGCGCAAAGCCCGCTCAACCGGGTGGCCACCGTTGATGAAGTCGCGACGGCCATCCTCTTTCTCGCATCGCCGCAAGCGCAATTCACCACCGGTTCGGTAATGGACCTCAACGGAGCGAGTTATCTTCACTAG
- a CDS encoding DUF2911 domain-containing protein, with amino-acid sequence MFRLTTILALCLFAFTACQDTASTSTDEETTVDTTPNPVAPVASDTEVTGENFVIKTIDGEIKSPRKELEGQIANVPVTINYGSPAVNDRTIYGDLVPYEKVWRTGANEATRITFKEPVLVGKEGKKLAAGTYALFTRPNSKTDWTVMFNKKADQWGAYDYDEKDDVVVIKGMSQELGSSAERMDFALDGDNIKLMWADLAVMFPVQKAAK; translated from the coding sequence ATGTTCAGACTTACTACCATTCTGGCCCTTTGCCTGTTTGCCTTTACCGCTTGCCAAGACACTGCCTCTACGAGTACCGACGAAGAAACTACGGTGGATACCACGCCTAATCCCGTTGCTCCGGTAGCCTCGGATACGGAAGTGACCGGTGAGAACTTCGTGATCAAGACCATCGACGGCGAGATCAAATCACCCCGTAAGGAGCTGGAAGGGCAGATTGCCAATGTTCCCGTTACTATCAACTACGGTAGCCCAGCGGTGAATGACCGTACGATCTACGGCGACCTCGTCCCCTACGAAAAGGTATGGCGCACCGGTGCCAACGAAGCGACTCGCATCACCTTTAAAGAACCCGTGCTTGTGGGTAAGGAAGGCAAGAAGCTTGCCGCCGGCACCTACGCGCTATTTACTCGCCCCAACAGCAAAACGGACTGGACGGTCATGTTCAACAAGAAAGCTGACCAGTGGGGTGCTTACGACTACGATGAGAAGGATGACGTAGTAGTCATCAAGGGTATGTCTCAGGAGCTTGGTTCCTCAGCGGAACGTATGGACTTCGCGCTTGACGGTGACAACATCAAGCTGATGTGGGCCGACCTCGCCGTAATGTTCCCCGTACAGAAGGCAGCTAAGTAA
- a CDS encoding ATP-dependent helicase, whose product MSTPATQTPPNYLDGLNDVQRAAVTTTEGPVLVVAGPGSGKTRVLTFRIAHLIEKGAAPWEILALTFTNKAAREMKERISKVVGNRAGNIWAGTFHSLFARILRVEAKHIGYPSNFTIYDTDDTKSLINQILKEMNLDKKVYQANAIKNRISSAKSSLITPKLYSANEQLLAEDKAANMPLVYKIYTAYVNRCKKAGAMDFDDLLFRLFELFQNHPDVVGKYRKKFKYVLVDEFQDTNTLQYAIVKKLVQYPDSPRNICVVGDDAQSIYAFRGATIQNILDFEQDFSQFGIQTFKLEQNYRSTENIVATANAVISNNRRQIQKKIWSDKGLGEKIKVIREMDDSGEGRRVADTILEQKNRHHLANEDIAILYRTNAQSRIFEEYLRRFNIAYRVYGGMSFYQRKEVKDMVAYLRLVVNPNDEEAFRRTINYPKRGIGGTSVAKVITLAGQQNMTAFDALKHVNLPTRTRHKADGFIDMIEKARTKVDTADAYEIADLVAKRSGLLDLYRNDTSIEGMARLENFQSLLDGIKSFVEEDTVIDTETLPDKSLATYLQNIALLTDFDSDTSQNSTDVVTLMSVHAAKGLEYKSVFVVGLEEKLFPSWMSMDSLDGMDEERRLFYVAITRAEQFLTLSYANTRYRYGKMVMNEPSRFLAEIPADAIESTTHSRTRSQGHEYDPVQRQRARVTGITPPVRARGTAKFAKPKIDPADFKPSPIADIEAGARVLHLKFGEGRVTKVDGGAGNRIATIHFSDLPQPEKRIMLKFAKLQVMP is encoded by the coding sequence ATGTCCACACCCGCTACCCAAACGCCTCCGAATTATCTTGATGGCCTAAATGACGTGCAGCGTGCTGCCGTGACGACCACGGAAGGACCAGTTTTGGTGGTTGCGGGGCCCGGTTCGGGTAAGACGCGGGTGCTGACGTTTCGGATTGCCCACCTCATCGAGAAAGGGGCGGCGCCCTGGGAAATCCTGGCGCTGACGTTTACCAATAAGGCAGCCCGAGAGATGAAGGAGCGGATCAGTAAAGTCGTAGGAAACCGTGCGGGCAATATCTGGGCGGGCACCTTCCACAGTCTCTTCGCCCGGATCTTGCGGGTAGAGGCGAAGCACATCGGCTACCCAAGCAACTTTACGATTTACGACACGGACGATACGAAGAGCCTGATCAACCAGATCCTCAAAGAGATGAATCTGGATAAGAAGGTGTACCAAGCTAATGCGATCAAGAATCGGATCAGCAGTGCGAAATCCAGCCTGATTACCCCAAAGCTATACTCCGCCAACGAACAACTGCTCGCCGAGGACAAGGCCGCAAACATGCCGCTGGTCTACAAGATTTACACGGCCTACGTCAACCGCTGTAAGAAGGCGGGCGCGATGGACTTTGACGATCTGCTTTTCCGCCTTTTCGAGCTGTTCCAGAACCATCCTGACGTTGTCGGGAAGTACCGTAAGAAATTCAAGTACGTGTTGGTGGATGAGTTTCAGGACACAAATACGCTACAATATGCGATCGTAAAAAAGCTGGTCCAGTACCCCGACAGCCCCCGTAACATCTGCGTGGTGGGTGATGATGCGCAGTCGATCTACGCCTTCCGGGGAGCGACGATCCAGAATATCCTGGATTTTGAGCAGGACTTCTCCCAATTTGGCATCCAAACCTTTAAACTCGAGCAGAATTACCGGAGCACCGAGAACATCGTTGCAACCGCCAACGCCGTCATCAGCAATAATCGACGGCAGATCCAGAAAAAGATCTGGTCGGACAAAGGGCTGGGGGAGAAGATCAAGGTCATCCGGGAAATGGATGATAGCGGGGAAGGCCGCCGTGTGGCCGATACTATCCTGGAACAAAAGAACCGCCACCACTTGGCGAATGAGGACATCGCCATTCTTTACCGTACCAATGCACAGTCGCGGATCTTTGAAGAGTACCTCCGCCGGTTCAACATTGCGTACCGGGTGTACGGAGGAATGAGCTTCTACCAACGGAAGGAGGTAAAAGATATGGTCGCGTACCTGCGCCTGGTCGTGAATCCTAATGACGAGGAGGCTTTCCGCCGTACCATCAACTACCCGAAGCGGGGTATTGGCGGAACCAGCGTAGCCAAAGTCATTACCTTGGCCGGTCAGCAAAACATGACGGCCTTCGACGCGCTGAAGCACGTAAACCTGCCCACCAGGACGCGGCATAAGGCGGATGGCTTCATCGACATGATCGAGAAAGCCCGCACCAAGGTAGATACGGCTGATGCGTACGAAATTGCTGACCTCGTCGCCAAACGATCGGGCTTGCTGGATCTGTACCGTAATGACACTTCAATTGAAGGGATGGCCCGGCTGGAGAACTTCCAAAGTTTGCTGGATGGCATCAAGAGCTTTGTTGAAGAGGACACCGTTATTGACACGGAAACTTTGCCCGATAAATCGCTGGCTACCTACCTGCAAAACATTGCGCTGCTGACGGATTTTGATTCGGATACCAGCCAGAACAGCACGGACGTAGTGACGCTAATGTCCGTCCACGCCGCCAAGGGCCTCGAATACAAGTCGGTATTTGTAGTTGGACTCGAAGAAAAGCTCTTCCCTTCCTGGATGAGTATGGACTCGCTGGACGGGATGGACGAAGAGCGCCGACTTTTCTACGTGGCCATCACGCGTGCCGAGCAATTCCTGACGCTATCCTATGCTAACACCCGCTACCGCTACGGGAAAATGGTGATGAATGAGCCGAGCCGATTCTTAGCCGAAATCCCTGCGGATGCCATCGAGAGTACCACGCACAGCCGTACGCGGAGCCAGGGCCACGAGTACGACCCGGTACAGCGACAACGTGCGCGGGTGACGGGCATTACGCCACCGGTCAGAGCACGCGGAACGGCCAAATTCGCAAAACCCAAGATCGATCCCGCTGACTTCAAGCCAAGTCCTATTGCCGATATTGAGGCTGGCGCCAGGGTACTGCACCTCAAGTTTGGGGAGGGTAGGGTGACCAAAGTAGACGGCGGTGCCGGTAACCGAATCGCTACCATTCACTTCAGCGACTTACCCCAACCGGAGAAGCGCATTATGCTGAAGTTTGCCAAACTGCAAGTCATGCCGTAA
- a CDS encoding HAD family hydrolase: MNDLEKFQPITTFIFDVDGVLTNSQLLVQEDGSLLRSMNVRDGYAIKRAIEQGYKVAIITGGKSEGVVSRLENLGVVNLYYGIKDKVAAYREFMYLYEDEITFENVLFMGDDMVDLQVMKLVGLPACPNDACPEILGISQYVSHAKGGYGAARDVIERVLKLHGKWMPSDTDDGDGLPTSV, from the coding sequence GTGAACGATCTCGAGAAATTCCAACCCATCACCACCTTCATCTTCGACGTTGATGGGGTACTGACCAATTCCCAACTCCTCGTGCAGGAAGATGGGAGTTTACTGCGGAGCATGAACGTGCGGGATGGCTACGCCATTAAACGGGCCATCGAGCAGGGGTACAAGGTTGCCATCATTACTGGTGGGAAAAGTGAGGGCGTCGTTAGCCGCCTGGAAAATCTGGGTGTCGTTAACCTTTACTACGGGATCAAGGATAAGGTAGCCGCCTACCGGGAGTTCATGTACCTTTACGAGGATGAGATCACCTTTGAAAACGTCCTCTTTATGGGGGACGATATGGTGGACCTGCAAGTCATGAAACTCGTCGGATTACCCGCCTGCCCGAACGACGCCTGTCCGGAGATCCTTGGTATTTCCCAATACGTCAGCCACGCCAAGGGGGGCTACGGGGCTGCCCGCGACGTGATCGAGCGCGTCCTGAAGCTCCATGGGAAGTGGATGCCTTCCGATACGGACGATGGGGACGGTCTCCCCACTAGCGTGTGA
- the iscX gene encoding Fe-S cluster assembly protein IscX, translated as MSFKDFDDFPFGWADHEDIAMALYDRFGDEFGQDRIYRIRFTDLLTWILEIPSFTGTKEGSTEEHLEQIQAKWVYEWRDNQ; from the coding sequence TTGAGCTTTAAAGATTTTGACGATTTCCCATTCGGTTGGGCGGACCACGAAGATATTGCCATGGCCCTCTACGACCGTTTTGGTGACGAGTTTGGTCAGGACCGGATCTATCGCATTCGCTTCACCGATCTGCTCACGTGGATCCTGGAAATCCCCAGTTTCACCGGTACCAAGGAAGGCTCGACGGAGGAACACCTGGAGCAGATCCAGGCTAAGTGGGTCTACGAATGGCGGGACAACCAGTAA
- a CDS encoding 2Fe-2S iron-sulfur cluster-binding protein, which translates to MATVKFTFEDKSIAPKIVENVEADISILEVTEDNDIHLNHNCGEVCACSTCHIYVLSGEDALEEISDKEEDFIDRAINPRLESRLGCQAVILDEDATIEVEIPDQKQIIGHEH; encoded by the coding sequence ATGGCTACAGTAAAATTTACCTTTGAGGATAAGTCCATCGCCCCCAAGATCGTCGAAAACGTCGAGGCGGACATTAGCATCCTCGAAGTGACGGAGGATAACGATATCCACCTTAACCACAACTGCGGAGAAGTTTGTGCTTGCAGCACTTGCCACATCTACGTGCTTTCCGGTGAGGACGCGCTGGAAGAAATCAGCGATAAGGAAGAGGACTTCATTGACCGGGCCATTAATCCCCGTTTAGAAAGCCGGCTCGGATGCCAGGCTGTCATCCTCGACGAAGATGCTACCATTGAAGTGGAGATTCCCGACCAGAAGCAAATCATCGGCCACGAGCACTAG
- a CDS encoding 2Fe-2S iron-sulfur cluster-binding protein, translating into MAEEGNIELVVVDRHGEAHELEAPTDMNMNLMEVCKAYELPVKGTCGGMALCSTCHCYVLSNTELPEMGEDEEDMLDQAFFVEDNSRLGCQLQMTPALNGLRVQLAPEADD; encoded by the coding sequence ATGGCTGAAGAAGGCAATATTGAATTGGTTGTGGTCGACCGCCACGGAGAAGCTCACGAGTTGGAAGCCCCAACGGACATGAACATGAATTTGATGGAGGTTTGCAAAGCCTACGAGCTACCCGTTAAAGGCACGTGTGGGGGGATGGCACTCTGTAGCACCTGCCATTGCTACGTGCTATCCAATACTGAACTCCCGGAAATGGGGGAGGATGAGGAGGATATGCTCGACCAAGCTTTTTTCGTGGAGGACAATTCTCGCCTTGGTTGTCAGTTGCAGATGACGCCCGCGCTGAATGGATTACGCGTCCAGCTCGCACCCGAGGCGGACGATTAA